The Halomicrobium zhouii region CCTCCCCTCCGTCGTCGCCGTCAACAAGGCGGACCTGATCGAACCCGACTACAAGGAGACCGTCGACGAGCAGTTGCGCGACCACGACGTCGACCCGGAGGAGGCCGTCTTCATCAGCGCCGAGGAGGAGAAGGGCCTCGACGCGCTCAAGGACGTCATCTGGGAGGAACTGGGCCTCATCCGCATCTACATGGACAAGCCCGGCCGCGGAATCGACTACGAGGAACCGCTCATCCTCCGGGCGGGCCAGACCGTCGAGGACGCCTGCGAGAAGCTCGGCGGCGACTTCGAGGACCGGTTCCGCTTCGCTCGCGTCACCGGTCCGAGCGCCAAACACGACGAGCAACAGGTCGGCCAGTCACACGAACTCGCTGACGAGGACGTGCTCCGGATCACGACGAGCAAGTAGTACACGACGAGCGGGTAGGTCCTCTCCGCGCACGCACGCAAAGATCGACTCGATATCTGGGGGCCGCTACTCAACCAGTTCGCTGCGCTGACACCCGAGCGGCCACTGTCGGTACGCTTTTCGGCGCTCAGGCCGTCACACCGAGTATGACGTTCACCGTCGACCACACGATGATCCGTGTCGAAGACCTCGACGAATCGCTGGACTGGTACCAGACCCACCTCGACTACGAGGAGAAAGGCCGCTGGGAGGCCGACACCTTCACCAACGTCTTCCTCGGGCCCGAGGACGTCCACGACGACGGTGCGCTGCTCGAACTCACCTACAACCACGACGGGCGTTCCTACGAGATGGGCGACGCCTGGGGCCACATCGCCGTCCGCGTCGAGGACGTCACCGAGGCCTACCACGAGCTGATGGACGAGGGCGTCGAGGACTACCGGCCGCCGGAGGAGAACCCCGGGTACGCCTTCGTGAAGGACCCGGACGGCCACGAGATCGAGATCGTCGAGCGGGACTATGGTGCCCGCTGGAGCCTCGACCACACGATGATCCGTGTCGAGGACGCCGACGACGCGCTGGGCTGGTACACCCGGAAGCTCGATTATGCCCCCGCCGGGCGCTGGGAGTCAGACACCTTCGCGAACTACTTCGTCGCACCGCAGGACGCCGCCGAGGAGGCGATGACCGTCGAACTCACTTACAACTACGACGGTCGGACCTACGAGATGGGCGACGCCTGGGGCCACCTCGCGGTCCGGACGGACGACCTGACCGAGGCCTGGGAGACGCTGATGGAACGCGACGCCGAGGACTACCGCGACCCCGAGTCCTGCGACATGAACTACGCCTTCACGAAGGACGCCGACGGTCACGAGATCGAAGTCGTCACTGCGGAGTAGCGCAAGCGGTCGTTCGCGACGGGGCTCGTCTTCTGACTACATCCGTTCTCGCCAAGTTCGTCCAGTGAGCCACGGGTGGACTAGTCGAGCACCCGCGTCGGGGGCCAGTCCACCGACTGCCGCGTGCGAACTGACCCTTCATAGCACAGCCCATAACGTCAACGAGAATTAGTTTACGAATTGTAACACATCGACGATCACCGATTCCCTGATGGTAATTGTCTAGGCCGGAAGCGTTGAAATATCGCACTTCCGCCCTCTCCGTAAATATGTTCTATACTCAACAGTATCGACAAGGCTTATTACCACTTAGCCAAGACCATTTAAGCACCCCTACCCATGGCGCCGACAACGAGTACTCAGGTTCGGTTCGGACGCGGGGCGACCGCGTCCGTGCTGGGAGGAAAGCTGTTGACGCCGCCCAATCGGACAATCGACACCCTATGACAACGACAAACGACAAACTTCGTAGCCTGTTCCTGGCTGCGCTGATGGTCTTCTCGGTCTTCGCGATGACCGTCGCGCTGCCCGGCTCAGCCGCTGCGAATCACAACGACTTCACCGATTCAGATGCGGACGATCACCTGAATTATGGTGAGCGGTACTGGGGAGAGACGGTACTGATCTCCGGTTCCGCTGATGCAACGTACGAGCTCTGGAAGGTCAACTCTAACGACCCCGACGAGTTCGAGAAAACTC contains the following coding sequences:
- a CDS encoding VOC family protein — its product is MTFTVDHTMIRVEDLDESLDWYQTHLDYEEKGRWEADTFTNVFLGPEDVHDDGALLELTYNHDGRSYEMGDAWGHIAVRVEDVTEAYHELMDEGVEDYRPPEENPGYAFVKDPDGHEIEIVERDYGARWSLDHTMIRVEDADDALGWYTRKLDYAPAGRWESDTFANYFVAPQDAAEEAMTVELTYNYDGRTYEMGDAWGHLAVRTDDLTEAWETLMERDAEDYRDPESCDMNYAFTKDADGHEIEVVTAE